The Pedobacter roseus genome contains a region encoding:
- a CDS encoding class I SAM-dependent DNA methyltransferase produces the protein MIENFKLYSQYYNLLYYDKDYPAEAAYIIELIQEYFPNAQNIIELGCGTGKHASVFAEKGFSVLGIELSEDMLNIARQNENNRLRFQKANISNFKVDQKFEIALSLFHVISYLTDNSSLIRTFQLVHESLYDGGLFIFDVWHTPAVVSQVPEERIKKLSNDQIQIIRRATPSIFSEENIVEVNYDIEVSSLKDPTQLSFKEIHPMRHFCKNEIDLLAYSTGFEILKSEEFLTKNVPSNLTWGVAYVLKKINS, from the coding sequence ATGATCGAAAACTTTAAACTTTACAGTCAGTATTATAACCTACTGTATTATGATAAAGATTATCCTGCGGAAGCAGCTTATATAATCGAGCTCATTCAAGAATACTTCCCTAATGCCCAAAATATTATTGAATTAGGATGTGGCACAGGAAAACATGCATCAGTTTTTGCAGAAAAGGGGTTTTCAGTATTGGGAATCGAACTTAGTGAAGATATGCTCAACATTGCAAGACAAAATGAAAATAACAGACTGAGGTTCCAAAAAGCTAACATCTCTAATTTTAAAGTCGATCAGAAGTTTGAAATTGCACTATCGCTTTTTCATGTAATTAGCTATCTAACTGACAATTCAAGTTTAATCAGAACTTTTCAACTTGTTCATGAGTCTCTCTATGATGGCGGACTGTTTATTTTCGATGTTTGGCATACACCAGCAGTTGTATCTCAAGTACCAGAAGAGCGGATTAAAAAATTAAGCAATGATCAGATTCAAATTATCCGAAGAGCAACACCATCTATCTTTAGTGAAGAAAATATTGTTGAAGTAAACTACGATATAGAAGTAAGTTCATTAAAAGATCCGACACAACTTTCTTTTAAGGAAATTCATCCAATGCGACATTTTTGCAAAAATGAAATCGACCTATTAGCTTATAGTACAGGTTTTGAAATTTTAAAAAGTGAAGAATTCTTAACAAAGAATGTACCCTCAAATTTGACTTGGGGGGTTGCCTACGTCCTTAAAAAAATTAATTCATGA
- a CDS encoding cupin domain-containing protein: MIPPHVHKLVERKVTLTQEVLYVKAGKVRVDFYNDDQVYVESRTVETGDVILLAAGGHGFEMLESSELIEIKQGPYCGDEDKVHFDPILKNIK, translated from the coding sequence ATGATACCGCCGCATGTGCACAAGCTTGTAGAACGAAAAGTAACCCTTACACAAGAAGTACTATACGTTAAAGCAGGTAAAGTACGTGTAGATTTTTACAATGACGACCAGGTTTATGTCGAGAGCAGGACGGTGGAAACAGGAGATGTAATTTTACTTGCTGCAGGTGGGCACGGCTTTGAAATGTTAGAGTCATCAGAGCTCATAGAAATTAAACAAGGTCCGTACTGCGGCGACGAAGACAAAGTGCATTTCGATCCCATTCTTAAAAACATCAAATAA
- a CDS encoding glycosyltransferase family 2 protein, translating into MKTVSVIIPTYNRDFFIKLTLESFVTQNYPNMLEIIVIDNNSTDNTLAVVKELCEKYPIIKYFEEPRQGVHYARNSAIKYAKGEVLYYTDDDMIAEPDLLTNLVPTFELNDKIAVVSGRVLPKWDIHPPDWILKYCLNAHLSLNLDETPLIISDQMINIFSCHEAILKEAIINAGGFNPENTKGEWIGDGETGLSIKILDLGYLQAYNGLSVINHIIPKSRMTQSYLNKRFANQANCDSFTIYRAANGLNNSKLFTNILNNFIAVLYKSLATPWHFIRAKDNWRITMAQAFYHSNRIAYDIKLMTRHHMRDLVLRDNWIEQTN; encoded by the coding sequence ATGAAAACTGTTTCAGTTATTATTCCGACCTATAACAGAGATTTTTTCATAAAATTAACCCTGGAAAGCTTTGTAACACAAAACTATCCTAATATGCTCGAAATTATTGTAATCGATAATAACTCAACAGACAATACATTAGCGGTAGTAAAAGAATTGTGTGAAAAATACCCAATAATAAAGTATTTTGAGGAACCAAGGCAAGGCGTTCACTATGCACGCAATTCTGCAATAAAATACGCAAAAGGTGAAGTATTATATTATACAGATGACGATATGATTGCCGAACCAGATTTGTTAACGAACCTGGTTCCAACTTTCGAACTGAACGATAAAATTGCAGTAGTAAGTGGGCGGGTACTGCCAAAATGGGATATTCATCCTCCAGACTGGATATTAAAATACTGCTTAAATGCTCACTTAAGCCTAAATCTAGATGAAACTCCGTTAATCATTTCCGATCAGATGATTAATATTTTTAGCTGTCATGAAGCAATTTTAAAAGAAGCAATAATAAATGCCGGGGGCTTTAACCCAGAAAACACCAAAGGCGAATGGATAGGAGATGGAGAAACAGGACTATCCATAAAAATTCTTGATCTGGGTTATCTGCAGGCCTACAATGGTTTATCTGTCATTAACCATATTATTCCAAAAAGCAGGATGACGCAAAGTTATTTAAATAAAAGATTTGCAAACCAGGCTAATTGCGATAGTTTTACAATTTACAGGGCTGCCAATGGGTTAAACAATTCAAAACTGTTCACCAACATTCTTAATAATTTTATTGCTGTTTTATATAAATCCTTAGCTACACCTTGGCACTTCATAAGAGCCAAAGATAATTGGAGAATTACAATGGCCCAGGCTTTTTATCATAGCAATCGCATTGCTTACGACATCAAGTTGATGACCAGACATCATATGAGAGATCTTGTATTGAGAGATAACTGGATTGAACAAACCAACTAA
- a CDS encoding alpha-1,2-fucosyltransferase — MISVELQGRLGNQLFQYAFAYATAKKLNSRFYFDRRLQSLFIPKYFAQTKDIFYYLDKTIFSLKGFDGFFSVYLKQKFYALLKKILNYEEVYISDQLEPQLERLKLNDRKLFTGFFQSEYYFADCKEEIKAKFVIKEKYQTDFRNIFNDLPQGYKYVVMHVRRSDYFHYDIQLPAEYYHNAISAIESENNYYILISDDTDFLESEFGYLNKKYISRSTEIIDFQFLMQADICIISNSTFSWWGLI; from the coding sequence ATGATTAGTGTTGAATTACAAGGCAGATTGGGCAATCAGTTATTCCAGTATGCCTTTGCTTACGCTACCGCTAAAAAACTAAATTCGAGGTTTTATTTTGACAGGAGACTGCAGTCTTTATTTATTCCCAAATATTTTGCACAAACAAAAGATATCTTCTATTACTTAGATAAAACGATATTTTCTTTAAAAGGGTTTGATGGTTTTTTTTCAGTTTATCTCAAACAAAAATTTTATGCGTTGTTAAAAAAAATCCTAAATTATGAAGAAGTATATATATCAGATCAGTTGGAGCCGCAGCTGGAGCGCTTAAAACTGAACGATCGGAAATTATTTACCGGCTTTTTCCAATCAGAGTATTATTTCGCTGACTGTAAAGAAGAAATAAAAGCCAAATTTGTTATTAAAGAAAAATATCAGACAGATTTTAGAAATATATTTAACGATCTGCCCCAGGGATATAAATATGTGGTTATGCATGTTAGACGATCGGACTATTTTCACTATGACATACAATTACCAGCAGAATATTATCACAATGCAATTTCGGCCATTGAAAGCGAAAACAATTATTACATATTAATTAGCGACGATACAGATTTTTTAGAGTCTGAATTTGGATACCTGAATAAAAAATATATTTCCCGATCAACGGAAATTATCGATTTTCAGTTTTTAATGCAGGCAGACATTTGTATCATTTCCAATAGTACTTTTAGTTGGTGGGGGCTTATTTAA
- a CDS encoding DUF268 domain-containing protein, translated as MLRKIKNKLRYTAVGKLYGYFTLRKLFRKKVETFNADLANFRLSEGNTNLRFNQNYDHYPLLDDRTSITEIEPHYTYHPAWAARILAKTQPKKHVDISSILHFSTIVSAFIPVEFYDYRPAEIKLEGLDNKHADLTQLPFRSNTIDSLSCMHTLEHIGLGRYGDEIDYDGDLKAINELVRVLAVNGTLLIVTPIGKAKIAFNAHRIYAYDQIISYFSKLELIEFSLIPDKFENIGIIRNASKKQADEQSWGCGCFWFKKRLND; from the coding sequence TTGTTAAGAAAAATTAAAAATAAACTTCGTTATACTGCAGTAGGAAAGCTGTATGGTTATTTCACTTTAAGAAAATTGTTTAGAAAAAAAGTTGAAACTTTTAATGCTGACTTAGCTAATTTCCGATTGAGTGAAGGAAATACTAATCTCAGATTCAATCAAAATTACGATCATTACCCATTATTAGATGACCGAACATCTATCACCGAAATAGAACCTCACTATACTTATCATCCTGCATGGGCAGCGAGAATTTTAGCGAAAACCCAACCAAAAAAACACGTCGATATTTCTTCAATCTTACACTTTAGCACCATAGTATCTGCATTTATACCCGTAGAATTTTATGATTACAGGCCTGCGGAAATTAAGCTGGAGGGACTAGATAACAAACATGCTGATTTAACACAATTGCCATTCAGAAGTAATACGATCGACTCTTTATCATGTATGCATACACTTGAGCATATTGGACTTGGAAGATATGGAGACGAAATTGATTATGATGGCGACCTCAAGGCAATTAACGAATTGGTTAGGGTATTGGCTGTTAATGGAACTTTACTTATAGTTACTCCGATTGGCAAAGCCAAAATAGCATTTAACGCACACCGGATTTACGCATATGATCAGATCATCTCTTACTTTTCAAAACTCGAACTTATTGAGTTTTCCTTGATTCCTGATAAGTTTGAAAATATTGGTATAATTAGAAATGCCAGCAAAAAACAAGCAGATGAGCAAAGCTGGGGCTGTGGCTGTTTTTGGTTTAAAAAACGTTTAAATGATTAG
- a CDS encoding class I SAM-dependent methyltransferase — translation MGPDKRLVEFIKEKYQITNFIETGTYQGGTTEWSANVFKNVYSIEFSEHWYNYTKERLKSRGNVNLLFGDTKSILPDLLPKVNNAILWLDAHWCGDHSFGEKDQCPLLVELEIINRFKHLFNKLFIMIDDARLFLSPPHHPHSLTDYPDLAEIMQALTPNVKFMYLTILYWPFQNPTSTNLVFCFKTWLQKI, via the coding sequence ATGGGGCCTGATAAAAGGCTTGTTGAATTTATAAAAGAAAAATATCAAATTACCAACTTTATAGAAACCGGCACCTACCAAGGCGGTACTACCGAATGGTCAGCTAATGTTTTCAAAAATGTATATTCAATTGAATTTTCTGAACATTGGTATAACTATACTAAAGAAAGACTAAAATCAAGGGGAAATGTAAATCTTTTATTTGGCGATACAAAAAGTATACTTCCAGATCTCCTTCCAAAAGTAAATAACGCCATTTTATGGCTCGATGCACATTGGTGCGGTGACCATTCTTTTGGCGAAAAAGATCAATGCCCCTTATTAGTTGAGTTGGAAATCATTAACAGGTTTAAACATCTGTTCAACAAATTGTTTATCATGATTGATGATGCTCGTTTGTTTTTATCTCCACCTCATCATCCGCATTCGTTAACAGATTATCCTGATCTTGCTGAAATCATGCAAGCACTTACCCCGAACGTCAAATTTATGTATTTAACGATATTATACTGGCCGTTCCAAAATCCTACAAGCACGAATTTAGTATTCTGCTTCAAAACCTGGCTACAGAAGATTTAA
- a CDS encoding ABC transporter ATP-binding protein has translation MSNIAIKVENLSKAYQLGQIGTGTISRDLERWYARIRGKEDPFLRIGESNDQNTKSASDVVWSLKDINFEIEQGDAVGIIGRNGAGKSTLLKILSKVTAPTTGKISGKGRIASLLEVGTGFHPELSGRENIFLNGAILGMRKKEIQRKLEEIVDFAGIERYLDTPVKRYSSGMYVRLAFAVAAHLESEILIVDEVLAVGDAEFQQKCLGKMGEVSKGEGRTVLFVSHNMGAVKQLCDSGIVLKNGLVSYKSDVISEVINKYLTTEDRELSNSLNIDGEKYKNQYFRPMMINTKKTSYSLNEEVEISILGEVLEPNSSLQIGFSLFDADGNNLLWSFHTDTITQNSFPKGKIKLTTSITPYLLNEGKYYISLGVAIFNQFWIIDPDNNNDRIYFEINGGFDFSSFWTEKRPGILAKKFNWKLEK, from the coding sequence ATGTCGAACATCGCTATAAAAGTAGAAAATCTTAGCAAAGCTTATCAGTTAGGCCAAATTGGAACCGGAACGATTAGCCGGGATTTAGAGCGTTGGTATGCCCGCATTCGGGGTAAGGAAGATCCTTTTCTACGGATTGGTGAAAGCAACGATCAAAACACCAAAAGCGCAAGTGATGTAGTGTGGAGTTTAAAGGATATTAATTTTGAAATTGAACAAGGAGACGCAGTTGGCATTATTGGCAGAAACGGTGCAGGAAAAAGTACTTTGCTTAAAATTTTAAGTAAAGTAACTGCCCCAACCACTGGGAAAATCTCTGGTAAAGGCCGTATAGCGAGTTTACTTGAAGTTGGAACAGGTTTTCATCCAGAACTCAGTGGCCGTGAAAACATATTTCTCAATGGTGCTATTTTAGGCATGCGCAAAAAAGAAATCCAGCGTAAATTGGAGGAAATTGTAGATTTTGCAGGTATAGAACGTTATTTAGATACGCCGGTTAAAAGATATAGCTCTGGCATGTATGTGCGCCTGGCTTTTGCAGTTGCTGCCCATTTGGAAAGTGAGATTTTAATTGTTGATGAAGTATTAGCGGTCGGCGATGCAGAATTCCAACAGAAATGTTTGGGCAAAATGGGCGAAGTGAGTAAAGGAGAAGGCAGGACTGTGCTGTTTGTGAGCCATAATATGGGCGCCGTAAAGCAACTTTGCGACAGTGGAATAGTACTTAAAAATGGCCTTGTGAGTTACAAGTCGGATGTTATATCTGAAGTTATTAATAAATACCTGACTACAGAAGATAGAGAACTGTCAAACAGCCTTAATATTGATGGCGAAAAATACAAAAATCAATATTTCAGACCCATGATGATAAATACTAAAAAAACTTCATATAGCCTGAATGAAGAAGTTGAAATTTCTATTTTGGGGGAAGTTTTGGAACCTAATAGCTCGTTGCAAATAGGATTTTCCTTATTTGATGCTGATGGCAATAACCTATTATGGTCATTTCACACAGACACAATTACTCAAAATAGCTTTCCAAAAGGCAAAATCAAACTGACAACTTCCATTACTCCTTACTTGTTGAACGAGGGAAAATACTACATTTCCCTAGGTGTTGCAATATTTAACCAGTTTTGGATTATAGATCCTGATAATAACAATGATAGAATATATTTTGAAATTAATGGCGGTTTTGATTTTTCAAGCTTTTGGACGGAAAAGAGACCAGGGATTCTCGCAAAAAAATTTAACTGGAAATTAGAAAAATGA
- a CDS encoding ABC transporter permease, with translation MVKEEQQWTIEAKSSLLDLKLNEVWAYRDLLVLLVRRDFVSFYKQTILGPLWFFIQPLFTTIIFTFIFGNLAGISTDGLPKPLFYMAGITAWNYFADCLTKTSSVFRDNAGIFGKVYFPRLIMPLSIVVSNLVRFGVQMLLFLILMAYYYFAGANFNISWAICLFPVIVVLMALLGLGAGMIISAMTTKYRDLAFLISFGVQLLMYATTVIYPLSEAINKYPAYAWIIEYNSMTPIIETFRYGFLGEGSFSWFSLGYATIVTIFLLLIGTVVFNKVERNFVDTV, from the coding sequence ATGGTTAAAGAAGAGCAACAGTGGACCATTGAGGCTAAATCTTCCTTGCTCGACTTAAAGCTGAATGAGGTTTGGGCCTATCGGGATTTATTGGTACTATTGGTAAGAAGGGACTTTGTTTCCTTTTACAAACAGACTATTTTAGGCCCACTCTGGTTTTTTATTCAACCTTTATTTACCACAATCATCTTTACCTTTATATTTGGCAATTTAGCAGGTATATCAACAGATGGATTACCTAAACCCCTATTTTACATGGCAGGCATCACGGCCTGGAACTATTTTGCAGACTGTTTAACCAAAACATCTTCTGTTTTCAGAGATAATGCAGGTATTTTTGGCAAGGTTTATTTTCCTAGATTAATTATGCCTTTGAGTATAGTGGTGAGTAACCTGGTGCGTTTTGGAGTACAAATGCTTTTGTTTCTCATTTTAATGGCTTATTATTATTTCGCTGGTGCCAACTTTAACATAAGCTGGGCAATTTGCCTATTTCCAGTCATCGTAGTATTAATGGCTTTATTGGGTTTGGGTGCAGGAATGATTATTTCTGCTATGACCACAAAGTATAGGGATCTTGCATTCCTGATCAGTTTTGGTGTACAGTTATTGATGTATGCCACCACGGTAATTTACCCTTTATCTGAGGCGATAAACAAATATCCTGCTTACGCCTGGATAATCGAATATAATTCAATGACTCCTATTATAGAAACATTTCGGTATGGTTTTCTTGGCGAAGGCAGCTTTAGCTGGTTTAGTTTAGGCTATGCAACGATTGTTACGATTTTTTTATTGTTGATTGGTACAGTAGTTTTCAATAAAGTAGAGCGCAATTTTGTTGATACGGTATAA
- a CDS encoding glycosyltransferase family 4 protein, with product MPVKVLFLTLKTFSLTGGIEKVCRSLSRVLYDLSEEEIVQSTVYSMYDKNTDRDSRYLSKQQFQGFGGKKERFVVHSFLSGLKADVILLSHIHLINIVYFIKKIHPNKKIYLLAHGIEIWKKLSDPKLKILNQLDKIICVSNFTAQKIMDMHHIPVDKIEILNNCLDPFYHLSTQFEKPKELLNRYRLNDENIILFSLSRLSSSEKYKGYDHTIELLPNLLEKYPTLVYLLGGKWDAIEKKRLDELIINNNLQDHIRMVGFIDETEITEHFLLSDMFILPSKKEGFGIVFIEALASGLRVIAGNKDGSVDALKGGTLGVLVDPDDQEGILNSICNLLKHKHTESEKKKLQEKCMETFGYAPYLQSIKNLLLNGAINPTQKVNLEQYTGIDKPKIYG from the coding sequence ATGCCAGTTAAAGTATTATTTTTAACACTTAAAACTTTTAGCTTAACAGGCGGCATTGAAAAAGTGTGTCGAAGTTTATCACGTGTTTTATACGATCTGAGCGAGGAAGAAATTGTTCAATCTACCGTATATTCGATGTACGATAAAAATACAGACCGCGATTCGAGGTACCTGAGCAAACAACAGTTTCAAGGTTTTGGCGGAAAAAAAGAAAGATTTGTAGTTCATTCTTTTTTAAGTGGATTAAAAGCCGACGTTATTTTACTCAGCCATATCCATTTAATCAATATTGTTTATTTCATTAAAAAAATACATCCCAATAAAAAAATATATCTGCTGGCTCATGGAATAGAGATATGGAAAAAATTGTCAGATCCTAAGCTAAAAATTTTAAACCAACTGGATAAAATCATCTGCGTCAGCAATTTTACTGCTCAAAAGATAATGGATATGCACCATATCCCAGTCGATAAAATTGAAATATTGAACAATTGCCTCGACCCATTTTATCACCTTTCTACACAGTTTGAAAAACCGAAAGAATTATTGAATAGGTACCGTTTAAATGATGAAAATATAATCTTGTTTTCATTATCACGCCTATCTTCTTCTGAAAAATATAAAGGATACGATCACACCATTGAGCTTTTACCGAACCTATTAGAAAAATATCCAACTCTGGTTTATTTATTAGGGGGTAAGTGGGATGCAATTGAGAAGAAAAGACTGGACGAACTGATCATCAACAATAACCTTCAGGATCACATTAGAATGGTCGGTTTTATTGATGAAACAGAAATTACCGAACACTTTTTACTGTCTGACATGTTTATCCTACCCAGTAAAAAAGAAGGTTTTGGGATTGTATTTATTGAAGCACTGGCCAGCGGCCTCAGGGTTATTGCAGGCAATAAAGATGGAAGTGTAGATGCGCTTAAGGGCGGAACGCTTGGTGTTCTCGTCGATCCCGATGATCAGGAAGGCATTTTAAACAGCATCTGCAATTTATTAAAGCATAAGCATACTGAAAGCGAAAAAAAGAAGTTACAGGAAAAATGCATGGAGACATTTGGATATGCACCTTACCTTCAATCTATAAAAAACTTGCTTTTAAACGGGGCGATCAATCCTACCCAAAAAGTAAATCTAGAACAATATACAGGAATTGATAAGCCAAAAATTTATGGTTAA
- the asnB gene encoding asparagine synthase (glutamine-hydrolyzing) encodes MCRIAGIINSKNSLEKVNQQVKAMCDSMQHGGPDDHGIYMAGNESVCLGNRRLAILDLSSNGRQPLVSHKEDIAITYNGEIYNYQKIRIELINLGYIFKTQTDTEVILYAYQHWGESAFERLDGIFAFCIYDKRQQCVYLVRDQNGIKPLYYHFNNETLTFASEVKAFKYANISQENENWRIYYLAFGHIPEPYTTIKNVYSLGKGCFLKYHVRSAEHFIQSYHEFESTSNIRNESYAIELIREQLRNSIKQQMISDVDVGVLFSGGLDSSIITILANQHNGRKLSCISANFDEIDFSENKQRNSLLQKIEVQKIEKLITYRDFVQNFETVLSNMDQPTNDGINTWFVCKTAKEQGIKVVLSGLGADELFGGYPSFDRIHKIQNLNWLSKSVLRSMRFSNNTKYKRLYYLSLNSPIGEYLCLRGVYSPDVIAELLDIDMRTVIDCLEEIPLQPGIKKTSNETRASWFEFNMYMQNQLLKDTDFMSMSHGVEVRVPFLDRKFVDLVLSISTEIKFSYEQKKKLLVEAYKEDLPVETWKRSKMGFTFPFQEWMRKNSDIADPSRYHNKRAKSLMKSFGENKLHWSSALALYRTYHAS; translated from the coding sequence ATGTGCCGTATAGCAGGTATTATAAATAGCAAAAATTCTTTAGAAAAAGTTAACCAACAGGTAAAAGCCATGTGCGATAGTATGCAGCATGGCGGACCAGACGACCATGGTATCTACATGGCTGGTAACGAATCTGTTTGTTTGGGCAATCGGAGATTAGCTATTTTAGACCTCAGCAGCAATGGTCGCCAACCTTTGGTAAGCCATAAAGAAGATATTGCAATTACCTACAATGGCGAAATTTACAACTATCAAAAAATCAGGATTGAATTAATCAATTTAGGATATATATTCAAAACTCAAACAGATACGGAAGTAATACTTTATGCCTATCAACACTGGGGCGAAAGTGCTTTCGAAAGATTGGATGGGATTTTTGCTTTCTGTATTTATGATAAAAGGCAACAATGTGTGTATCTGGTTCGCGATCAGAATGGGATAAAGCCATTGTATTACCATTTTAACAATGAAACCTTAACTTTTGCTTCTGAAGTAAAAGCATTTAAATATGCCAATATCTCACAAGAGAATGAAAATTGGAGGATTTACTATCTTGCATTTGGTCATATTCCCGAACCTTACACCACGATAAAAAACGTCTATAGCTTGGGCAAAGGCTGTTTTCTAAAATATCATGTCAGAAGCGCCGAACACTTCATACAATCCTATCATGAATTTGAAAGCACTTCAAACATTAGAAATGAAAGTTATGCCATCGAGCTCATCCGCGAACAATTGAGGAACTCCATTAAACAGCAAATGATTTCTGATGTTGATGTTGGCGTACTGTTTAGCGGAGGTCTCGATTCGAGCATTATTACCATTTTGGCCAATCAGCATAATGGCAGAAAACTGTCGTGCATTTCGGCCAATTTTGATGAAATAGATTTTTCAGAAAACAAACAACGCAATAGCTTGCTTCAAAAAATTGAGGTACAAAAAATAGAAAAACTCATCACCTACCGCGATTTTGTACAGAATTTTGAGACCGTTTTAAGCAATATGGATCAGCCCACCAACGATGGGATTAACACCTGGTTTGTATGTAAAACGGCAAAAGAACAGGGAATTAAAGTGGTACTTTCTGGCCTTGGGGCCGACGAACTTTTTGGCGGGTACCCCTCTTTTGACCGGATCCATAAAATACAAAACTTAAACTGGTTAAGTAAAAGTGTTTTACGAAGCATGCGTTTCTCCAACAATACCAAGTACAAAAGATTATATTATCTCAGCCTAAATTCTCCCATTGGTGAGTATTTATGTTTGAGGGGCGTTTATTCTCCAGATGTAATAGCGGAGTTACTGGATATCGACATGCGAACCGTTATCGATTGCCTGGAAGAAATTCCACTGCAGCCCGGCATCAAAAAAACCAGTAACGAAACCCGGGCAAGCTGGTTCGAATTTAACATGTACATGCAAAATCAGTTATTAAAAGATACCGATTTTATGAGCATGAGCCATGGCGTTGAAGTGAGGGTCCCCTTTCTCGACCGCAAGTTTGTCGACCTTGTGCTTTCCATCTCAACAGAAATCAAATTCAGCTACGAACAAAAAAAGAAACTTTTGGTAGAGGCATATAAGGAAGATTTGCCGGTTGAAACATGGAAAAGATCTAAGATGGGTTTCACCTTCCCTTTTCAGGAGTGGATGAGGAAAAACAGCGATATTGCAGATCCATCACGCTACCACAACAAAAGGGCAAAATCGCTCATGAAAAGCTTTGGAGAAAACAAACTGCACTGGAGCTCAGCTTTAGCTTTATACCGGACTTACCATGCCAGTTAA
- a CDS encoding UpxY family transcription antiterminator, whose protein sequence is MVDQNYRWYPVYTRSRAEKKAHEELNRKGILSYLPLKKTVKQWSDRKKIVEEPLIKSYLFAYISAKEYAEVLMTNGVARFIYFSSQIASIPDQQINDLKLLLATDADLELIDYDIKPGERVLIKAGPFKGIIAELVSLQNKQRIILRLQNMGYSININTSIAFVEPL, encoded by the coding sequence ATGGTTGATCAAAATTACAGGTGGTATCCGGTTTATACGCGTTCGAGGGCAGAAAAAAAAGCTCATGAAGAATTAAACAGAAAAGGGATTTTAAGCTATTTACCTCTAAAAAAGACAGTTAAACAATGGAGCGATCGTAAAAAAATCGTAGAGGAGCCCTTGATAAAATCGTATCTGTTTGCTTATATTTCGGCTAAAGAATATGCTGAAGTTTTAATGACCAATGGTGTTGCCAGGTTTATTTATTTCTCCAGCCAAATCGCCTCTATCCCTGACCAACAAATTAATGATCTTAAACTCTTACTCGCTACAGATGCAGATCTTGAGCTTATTGATTATGATATAAAACCAGGAGAAAGAGTATTGATTAAGGCCGGGCCTTTTAAGGGGATAATTGCCGAACTGGTATCTTTACAAAACAAACAGCGTATTATTTTGCGTTTACAAAATATGGGCTATTCGATTAATATCAATACATCGATAGCTTTTGTAGAACCGTTGTAG